In Listeria monocytogenes, the following proteins share a genomic window:
- a CDS encoding WXG100 family type VII secretion target — MSGQIRMSPSELRDRAKTYGQSGRDIEDILSRLSQLQDQLRSEWEGQAFVRFDEQFEQLKPKVTEFANLMDQINDQLEKTANAVEEHDQQLSQNFGF, encoded by the coding sequence ATGTCAGGTCAAATTCGTATGAGTCCTAGTGAACTACGTGATCGCGCTAAAACTTACGGTCAAAGTGGTAGAGATATTGAGGATATTCTAAGTCGTTTGAGCCAACTACAAGATCAACTTCGTAGCGAATGGGAAGGTCAAGCTTTTGTTCGTTTTGATGAGCAATTTGAGCAATTAAAACCAAAAGTGACTGAATTCGCTAACTTGATGGATCAAATTAATGATCAACTTGAGAAGACAGCAAACGCAGTAGAAGAGCACGATCAACAACTTTCTCAAAACTTCGGATTCTAA